A single window of Plasmodium reichenowi strain SY57 chromosome 12, whole genome shotgun sequence DNA harbors:
- a CDS encoding dihydrolipoyl dehydrogenase, mitochondrial encodes MNSVIFRAHCFFQPLRRCFSTKKDYDVIVIGGGPGGYVCSIRCAQNKLNVLNVNEDKKLGGTCLNRGCIPSKSLLHISHNYYEAKTRFKECGILVDNVKLDIETMHKHKNKCMGNLSDGINFLYKKNNVNHIIGHGSLVDEHTVLIKTEKEEKKVTAERIVIATGSKPIEIPLKKLNDNNFNDADNVNDILEYDHEIIQNSDDILNFKKIPHNISIIGGGVIGLEIGSVFSKLGSDVTVFEYNERLCGFLDADVSKVLQKTLEKIKMKFVFNTSVIGGNIENNQASLFAKNKKTNEIKKTTSEIVLICIGRKANFDNLNLHLLNIELNKNKKIPVDEYFNVIAQPTIKAIGDAIDGPMLAHKAEEEGYLLANMLFDELKNNKKKKAHINYDLVPSVIYTHPEVATVGYNEAKCKELNMNFKSVSFPFAANSRSRTIDDYDGLIKLIVDKDTNRILGSQIIGNNASDLILPLSIYVANNGSSKSLSKIIYAHPTFSEVIKEVALQSFDKPIHM; translated from the exons ATGAACAGCGTTATTTTTAGAGCACATTGTTTTTTTCAGCCATTGCGTAGATGCTTCTCAACTAAGAAAGA CTATGATGTTATAGTCATTGGAGGAGGGCCAGGTGGTTACGTGTGCAGTATTCGATGTGCTCAAAATAAACTAAACGTTTTGAACGTGAACGAAGACAAGAAACTAGGAGGTACATGTTTAAATAGAGGATGCATTCCATCCAAATCTCTATTACACATTTCTCACAATTATTATGAAGCAAAAACTCGATTCAAAGAATGTGGTATATTAGTTGATAATGTTAAGTTGGATATAGAGACTATGcataaacataaaaataagtgTATGGGTAATTTATCTGATGgaattaattttttatacaaaaaGAACAATGTCAATCATATTATAGGCCATGGTAGTTTAGTAGATGAACATACtgttttaataaaaacagaaaaagaagaaaagaagGTAACCGCTGAACGTATTGTTATAGCTACTGGATCCAAACCGATTGAAATACCTTTAAAAAAgttaaatgataataattttaatgatGCTGATAATGTGAACGATATATTAGAATATGACCATgaaataatacaaaattcagatgatattttaaattttaaaaagattcctcataatatatctattatTGGGGGTGGTGTTATAGGGTTAGAAATTGGATCGGTGTTTTCAAAACTTGGCTCTGATGTTACTGTATTTGAATATAATGAACGGTTATGTGGTTTTCTTGATGCTGATGTAAGTAAAGTTTTACAAAAAAcattagaaaaaataaaaatgaaatttGTATTTAATACTTCAGTAATAGGTGgaaatatagaaaataacCAAGCTTCTTTATTTgctaaaaataaaaaaactaatgaaataaaaaaaacaacaTCAGAAATTGTACTTATATGTATTGGTAGGAAAGCTAATtttgataatttaaatttacaTTTACTTAATAtagaattaaataaaaataaaaaaatacctgtagatgaatattttaatgtAATAGCACAACCAACTATTAAAGCAATTGGAGATGCTATAGATGGACCTATGTTGGCCCATAAAGCAGAAGAAGAAGGATATTTATTAGCTAATATGTTATTTgatgaattaaaaaataataagaaaaaaaaagcacatataaattatgaCTTAGTTCCAAgtgttatatatacacatcCTGAAGTAGCTACTGTAGGATATAATGAAGCAAAATGTAAAGAACTCAATATGAATTTCAAATCAGTTAGTTTTCCCTTTGCTGCTAACAGTAGATCAAGGACAATAGATGATTATGATGGacttataaaattaattgtAGATAAAGATACTAACAGAATTTTAGGTTCTCAAATTATAGGAAATAATGCTAGTGATTTAATATTACCTTTGTCAATATATGTTGCTAATAATGGCTCATCTAAAAGTCTCagtaaaattatatatgcGCATCCAACATTTTCAGAAGTAATCAAAGAAGTGGCCTTACAATCTTTTGATAAACCTATACACATGTGA
- a CDS encoding cytochrome b5, putative, whose protein sequence is MVVKKLKVIDDKELKKLKTESKSCIVINDLIYDVSSFYEHPGGYDLFKEYEGLDATDAFNSIGHSENAKNLMNSFLIGIKKNSKEYKKKEKTKIIENKIEYINYSDEEIKKEEKEPKESKPKESKHKENKPTLIKKEDKTNYPAVAGIIILFGVAYYFLFLK, encoded by the exons atGGTTGTTAAGAAATTAAAAGTAATAGATgataaagaattaaaaaaactTAAAACCGAATCAAAAAGTTGTATTGTAATTAatgatttaatatatgatgTGAGTTCATTTTATGAACATCCAGGTGGATATGATCTGTTTAAGGAATATGAAG GTCTTGATGCGACCGATGCATTTAATTCTATTGGACATTCTGAGAACGCCAAAAATTTAATGAACAGTTTTTTGATTggaataaagaaaaattcaaaggaatataaaaaaaaagaaaaaacaaaaattattgaaaataagatagaatatataaattattctgatgaggaaataaaaaaggaagaaaAGGAACCTAAAGAAAGCAAACCTAAAGAAAGCAAACATAAAGAAAACAAACCTACACTG attaaaaaagaagataaaACTAATTACCCTGCTGTGGCTGGAATTATTATCCTTTTTGGTGTtgcatattattttttgttcttgaaataa
- a CDS encoding CG2-related protein, putative, translated as MNTKNDCALLHICDDIFLNLIKYFSINETLKLKLVNKNIYEYLKDEKVYQLNTCLNLNNYIKFVKFVKSDKFSAFLLSILNDEKNIYDSPYYVKRNAQYGVNKKQLVPKGKGFLQKIILKGEFLRNVNFYDLSILLASHSDTLKELYINGLNDVNCPLFIYSTYSIIFEFFSKEVLFNNLSFNYVTKKDLQKIQKYISSQRKIPKKEKKKKRCEKCDEKVGSQVKEKCEHEEKKILSRTKTDVDIKLFESNKLPMGVKSSLDNQLTMGTQYSLDSQFSIDTQFSLDTQFSTDSQTSIYNKNTSVDNKSYNSRQIYNEKELSLENLHIKEHLDPREKKDIFGKVTYTNTKEYHRKISSKKIKNFTINKEKNNNNEDNNNNNNNVVCKEKKNLIIKLFDKFVKNEKKKKNLPITNKNKLHILCEHISIVYNCNKKCFEKIKNYKQETNLSPYVNNLINLKILNLSGIQTYDMIKMFIPINMPSLNILNIYSYDYFFYFYNMLISFFSYGNGQEIFTRYINVKKIEEDEKEKNYHIKKKKNILLEYNKRMYEVIKLMDQQLKHTCNSSSSFQKIFEDEAINNYELHIKNNDKKVFITPSYVDNIYVNHINAPIYYADGNYIKYDTDDERATCSIERSPSWSCVRSIESYDDNRKGADITKMYDTKLEGQSKLKGDSKLKGESKLKGESKLKGESKLIGDSKLKGESKLIGDSKLIGDSKLIGDSELIGAKNPYDNYHFQGSEELKFCVQNNKKKMQKLKRGGYIWPIENHKYKKNVSVEILYLFKNILENEEKKGRKNIICLLNNLNLEHFSLFNYSLSSPFLWLLLLIKNRNLKTFCILDICLSHLLCALTFLEAYLKQNLFNFQGMMRRRRKRMGSIYFKFNDHDEIKFINEMYSKLINEMNQKRDINGTDQIHHNNIQRNDINTYNMYINKIHINNNNNNNLTNTNTCNTHEQSKDNYQANTKKKSKILHIVIYVYNNTKENKQFIKYIRKISRSLWRCNYVVYYSIHYYKYKYFNKYIDIDNLYRDYIMNILLNNHRLNRYMDESKMLTY; from the exons ATGAACACTAAAAATGACTGTGCCCTTCTCCATATTTGtgatgatatatttttgaacctaataaaatatttttccatAAATGAAACTTTAAAATTGAAACTTgtgaataaaaatatttatgaatatttaaaagatgAAAAGGTATATCAGTTGAATACATGTTtgaatttaaataattatataaaatttgtAAAGTTTGTAAAGTCTGATAAATTCAGTGCTTTTCTCTTGTCAATTCTgaatgatgaaaaaaatatatatgacaGTCCTTACTATG TTAAGAGGAATGCTCAATATGGCGTCAACAAAAAACAGCTAGTTCCAAAAGGAAAAGGATTTctacaaaaaataattttgaaaGGAGAATTTTTAAGAAATGTCAATTTTTACGACTTAAGTATTTTATTAGCTAGCCATTCCGATACATTAAAAGAATTGTATATTAATGGATTAAACGATGTCAATTGTCCTctctttatatattcaacTTATAGTATAATTTTTGAGTTTTTTTCCAAAGAAgttctttttaataaccTATCTTTTAATTATGTAACAAAAAAGGATTTGcaaaaaattcaaaaatatatctcAAGTCAACGAAAGATACCcaaaaaggaaaaaaaaaaaaaaagatgtGAAAAATGTGATGAGAAAGTAGGAAGTCAAGTGAAGGAAAAATGTGAACAtgaggaaaaaaaaattttaagtAGAACCAAAACGGATGtagatataaaattatttgaaaGTAATAAATTACCAATGGGTGTTAAGTCATCATTAGATAATCAACTGACCATGGGTACTCAATATTCTCTTGATAGTCAATTTTCTATAGATACGCAATTTTCTTTAGATACACAATTTTCTACAGATTCTCAAACAtccatatataataaaaatacaagTGTAGAcaataaatcatataattcaagacagatatataatgaaaaagaatTGTCCCTAGAAAATCTTCATATAAAAGAACATTTAGATCCGcgagaaaaaaaagacatATTTGGTAAGGTTACATATACAAATACAAAAGAATATCATAGAAAAATAAGCtccaaaaaaattaagaattttactattaataaggaaaaaaataataacaatgaagataataataataataataataatgtagtatgtaaagaaaagaaaaacttaataataaaattattcgacaaatttgtaaaaaatgaaaaaaaaaaaaaaaaccttCCTATAActaataaaaacaaattacatattttatgtgAACATATAAGTATAGTTTATAATTGTAATAAGAAATgttttgaaaaaataaaaaattataaacaaGAAACAAATTTAAGTCCTTATGTAAATAATCTAATAAAtttgaaaattttaaatttatcaGGTATTCAAACTTATGATATGattaaaatgtttattCCAATAAATATGCCATCTctgaatattttaaatatttattcatatgattattttttttatttttataatatgctcatatcatttttttcatatggAAATGGACAAGAAATTTTTACACGATATAttaatgtaaaaaaaattgaagaagatgaaaaagaaaaaaattatcatataaaaaaaaaaaaaaatatattactagaatataataaaagaatgtatgaagtaataaaattaatggATCAACAATTAAAGCATACATGTAATAGTTCTTCATCTTTTCAAAAAATCTTTGAAGATGAAGCAATCAATAATTATGAACtccatataaaaaataatgacaaGAAGGTATTCATAACTCCTTCATATgtagataatatatatgtaaacCATATAAATGCTCCAATATATTATGCGGATggaaattatataaaatacgATACAGATGATGAGAGGGCAACATGTAGTATTGAGCGATCACCAAGTTGGTCATGCGTTCGAAGTATTGAAAGTTATGATGACAACAGAAAAGGAGCTGATATCACAAAAATGTATGACACAAAATTGGAAGGTCAAAGTAAATTAAAAGGTGACAGTAAATTAAAAGGTGAAAGTAAATTGAAAGGTGAAAGTAAATTAAAAGGTGAAAGTAAATTAATAGGTGACAGTAAATTAAAAGGTGAAAGTAAATTAATAGGTGACAGTAAATTAATAGGTGACAGTAAATTAATAGGTGACAGTGAATTAATAGGTGCAAAAAATCCTTACGATAATTATCATTTCCAGGGATCGGAAGAACTAAAGTTTTGTgttcaaaataataaaaagaaaatgcaaaaattaaaaagagGAGGATATATTTGGCCAATAGAaaatcataaatataaaaagaatgtGAGTGTAGAAATTTTGTATCtattcaaaaatattttagaaaatgaagaaaaaaaaggaagaaaaaatattatttgtttattgaataatttaaatttagaacatttttctttatttaattatagTTTGAGTAGTCCTTTTTTATGGTTActtcttttaataaaaaatagaaattTAAAAACGTTTTGTATTTTAGATATATGTTTATCACATCTACTATGTGCACTGACATTTCTAGAAGCTTATCTTAaacaaaatttatttaattttcaAGGAATGATgagaagaagaagaaaaagaatgggcagcatttattttaaatttaatgaTCACGACgaaattaaatttattaacGAAATGTATTCAAAATTGATTAATGAGATGAATCAAAAAAGGGATATAAATGGTACTGATCAAAttcatcataataatatccAGAGGAATGATATcaatacatataatatgtatataaataaaatacatattaataataataataataacaactTAACCAATACAAATACTTGTAACACACATGAACAAAGTAAAGATAATTACCAAGCAAAcacaaaaaagaaaagtaAAATACTTCATATCgttatttatgtttataataatacgaaagaaaataaacaatttattaaatatataagaaaaatatcACGATCCTTATGGAGATGTAACTATGttgtatattattcaatacattattataaatataaatattttaataagtATATTGACATAGATAATTTATATAGagattatattatgaacatTCTCTTAAATAACCATAGGCTAAATAGATACATGGATGAAAGTAAAATGttaacatattaa
- a CDS encoding hypothetical protein (conserved Plasmodium protein, unknown function) has translation MYGLKIKHAQFNNIILSFAYKIKHLRFPKRYVFHLERKTKGNEVIVNRSNILRTIEEKVDEENNVMLKFKDNINDDDIEKIVDKNKYQVDNSFCNYLIKRKKFLSFFSYDIKKYEHNILYKKSDGSLLAYLYSNKIKPLIYADRISNILYVNCINYVNKNKKIEHNIQHNKNCNDNIHFYNKQASIKEKKNLFDILYKKYSLVFLFSDITHIDEMNKYFIYFSKQIKISNMDNPHNNVGHTQEIYENGKILKLRNKQKPIHIFYGYLSPYNFILSNYFSTNFCMNLKNTYFPNDNFFYINSKLNINDMNALLLQEGRQNLPSILLFDECCYVRYHIKGLYTNESAYYFFNILKNL, from the coding sequence ATGTACGGACTAAAAATAAAGCATGCtcaatttaataatataatattgagCTTtgcatataaaataaaacatttgAGATTTCCTAAAAGATATGTTTTTCATTTggaaagaaaaacaaaaggAAATGAAGTAATTGTTAATCGTTCCAATATATTAAGAACGATAGAAGAAAAAGTCGATGAGGAAAATAATGTTATGCTAAAATTTAAGGACAACataaatgatgatgatatagaaaaaatagttgataaaaataaatatcaaGTTGATAATAGTTTttgtaattatttaattaagagaaagaaatttttaagtttcttttcttatgatataaaaaagtatgaacataatatattatataaaaaaagtgaTGGGTCCCTTTTGGcgtatttatattcaaataaaattaaacCATTGATATATGCGGATAGGAtaagtaatatattatatgtgaattgtataaattatgtaaataaaaataaaaaaattgaacataatattcaacataataaaaattgtaatgataatattcATTTCTATAATAAACAAGCTAgcataaaagaaaaaaaaaatctttttgatattttatataaaaagtatagtttagtttttttattttctgATATAACACACATTGAtgaaatgaataaatatttcatcTATTTTTCTAAgcaaataaaaatatccAATATGGATAATCCTCATAATAATGTTGGACATACTCAAGAGATATATGAAAACGgtaaaattttaaaattaagaaataaacaaaaaccaatccatatattttatggTTACTTATCAccttataattttatattatccaATTATTTTAGTACGAATTTTTGTatgaatttaaaaaatacatattttccaaatgataattttttttatattaatagtaaattaaatataaacgATATGAATgctttattattacaagAAGGAAGACAGAACTTACCAtccattttattatttgatgaATGCTGTTATGTTAGGTATCATATTAAAGGTTTATATACTAACGAATCTGCATATTACTTTTTcaacatattaaaaaatttgtaa
- a CDS encoding hypothetical protein (conserved Plasmodium protein, unknown function~part of same gene as PRSY57_1232000B~gap found within coding sequence), which translates to MSYVNKSLSTCVNFLVLHLEYVKCKNLSNYKKKGKYYMIITYDNVLFYEKDFYEICFHIFFDDILQIYTCDVSNYIHITLKDQAVTNNIGIKGMNKNVLIKQLSIAYSTFYMFQLNKNVYVPLTNETYEERSFRTGHFEKPKIDTSIQPFIGYKKVVFDDYFFFIRKSFQNFISVSCESNFYVDYRGIEISIKIDDQKNILEIEQSPDNNFFQLCRNHINFLT; encoded by the exons ATGTCTTATGTCAATAAAAGTCTGAGCACCTGTGTGAATTTCCTTGTTCTCCATTTGGAATATGTGAAATGTAAAAACTTGagtaattataaaaagaaggggaaatattatatgataataacTTATGATAATGTATTGttttatgaaaaagatttttatgaaatatgcttccacattttttttgatgATATTTTGCAAATATATACTTGTGATGTTTCtaattatattcatataacATTGAAGGACCAAGCA GTTACAAACAATATAGGCATAAAAGGAATGAACAAAAATGTGCTAATTAAACAATTATCCATTGCATATAGTACATTCTATATGTTTCAACTAAATAAA AATGTATACGTTCCATTAACTAATGAAACATATGAGGAAAGAAGTTTTCGAACTGGGCATTTTGAAAAACCAAAAATTGATACATCCATACAGCCATTTATAGG tTATAAAAAGGTTGTGTTTGATGattacttttttttcattcgAAAATCCTTTCAAA aCTTTATATCAGTATCTTGTGAAAGCAACTTTTATGTTGACTACAGAG GAATTGAAATCAGCATAAAAATTGATGATCAAAAAAACATTCTTGAAATAGAAcaa TCCCctgataataattttttccaACTATGTAGAAAtcatattaattttttaaca
- a CDS encoding hypothetical protein (conserved Plasmodium protein, unknown function~part of same gene as PRSY57_1232000A~gap found within coding sequence), whose protein sequence is IYFKNETHTVVCIIFRRTFIPPLLDKRQDIFITFKISHENQQEFNVSDKDLYDEVYIVSNSITPNEIHNTYYVNLIQAQVDALIYDSNVYEYFETIIKIKPSYFEYIKMFLKSMLIILKEGEVMINSDIIEFLGEDTKVERNLEYLLNVIMNKITGLNLLDTHKSEKIKINKFLHRLSDYLIYCLHSGFISHKYNVTDFINGCLSINKDNKLTIDSIVNFFLHLREKDYSNRYELNCLDLLKEDSSNDIEIGKLLDSNKYYINDFFLFYLHQCGYVNKYYYYKEDNNYKKIISYILKYGKNFEIKKKICKNLLIFSNDYKNKYIPLVNSMICFLSFNYYEKNFCLFILSTLINITNNNDELKNRLIELNISTLCNFLILLNDIDITNKIILLYINLCKEQYMCEDFINKGLLIHFLDILFRYYYIDLYIKKQICINILCIIGHIFNCKKYYIFILNYYNGLLQLAIYIYQTTDFIQFDKLKLIFFFKQISQHSYIIKDKICKHIVPLVIKEIYLYINKDFIYSSLHLINTLTDYKNNCLYLQKVKIFYLFNFIKQLKILDLYQKVEQLENKLKKILNMI, encoded by the exons atatattttaaaaatgaaacgCACACAGTAGTCTGTATAATTTTTAGGAGAACAT tCATACCACCATTACTTGATAAAAGGCAAGACATATTTATTACCTTTAAAATATCTCATGAAAATCAACAAG AATTCAATGTAAGTGACAAAGATTTATATGATGAAGTGTACATTGTATCAAATTCAATTACTCCCAATGAAATACACAATACTTA TTATGTCAACCTAATTCAAGCACAAGTAGATGCCCTCATTTATGATTCTAATGTTTATGAATACTTTGAAactattataaaaataaag CCCTCCTActttgaatatataaaaatgtttcTCAAGTCCATGTTAATTATCTTAAAAGAAGGAGAAGTAATGATAAATTCAG atataataGAGTTTTTGGGAGAAGACACAAAGGTGGAAAGAAATCTTGAATACTTACTGAACGttataatgaataaaataacag GTTTAAATTTGTTAGATACTCATAAAAgtgaaaaaataaaaattaacaaaTTTTTGCATCGCCTTTCGGATTACTTGATATATTGCCTTCATTCAGGCTTCATAT CgcataaatataatgtaacCGATTTTATAAATGGATGTCTATCTATAAACAAAGACAACAAATTG acTATTGATAGTATagttaatttttttctacatTTACGAGAAAAAGATTACAGCAACAGATACGAATTGAATTGTCTggatttattaaaagaagatTCATCAAACGATATTGAAATAGGGAAATTGTTGGAtagtaataaatattatatcaacgacttttttcttttttatttacatcaGTGTGGGTACGtaaacaaatattattattataaagaagataataattataagaaaataatatcatatattttaaagtATGGGAAGAattttgaaataaaaaaaaagatatgtaagaatttattaatattttcaaatgattataaaaataaatatattcctTTAGTAAATTCAATGATATGTTTTTTAAgttttaattattatgagaagaatttttgtttatttatattaagtacattaataaatattacaaataataatgatgaattaaaaaatcGTTTAAttgaattaaatattagtacattatgtaattttttaatattattaaatgatatagatattacaaataaaattattttattatatattaatttatgtaaagaacaatatatgtgtgaagactttataaataaaggACTTCTTATACATTTcttagatatattatttcgttattattatattgatttatatataaaaaaacaaatatgtattaatatattatgtattataggacatatatttaattgtaaaaaatattatatattcatattaaattattataatggTTTATTACAACTAGCCATCTATATATACCAAACAACAGATTTTATTCAATTcgataaattaaaattaattttcttttttaaacaaATTTCTCAACATAGTTATATCATCAAAGATAAAATTTGTAAACATATCGTACCATTAGTTATCAAAGAAATCTATTTATACATTAACAAAgattttatttattcttcTCTACATTTAATCAATACTTTAACagattataaaaataattgcTTGTATCTTCAAAAAgtcaaaattttttatctatTCAATTTTATCAAGCAACTAAAAATTTTGGATCTTTATCAAAAAGTGGAGCAATTGGAAAACAAACTCAAGAAAATCCTTAACATGATTTAA
- a CDS encoding hypothetical protein (conserved Plasmodium protein, unknown function), which yields MTNFFCRRLLKRKPFFFFKKFRSLKTLYIKNVNKSVIMKKNIIENKIENKDKEKELCALNYFTKFEIFYLFVMPFTFVSLYLILMWNIFKYICDIKDIKHFLKILRWLNGKDAYPYEYWNNKKDTTKRGKSIIVAEKKFE from the exons atgacaaattttttttgtagaagacttttaaaaagaaaaccattttttttttttaaaaaattcagatctttaaaaacattatacataaaaaatgtaaataagtcagttataatgaaaaaaaatattatagagaataaaatagaaaataaagataaagaGAAAGAGTTATGTGCATTAAACTATTTTACTAAgtttgaaatattttatttatttgtcATGCCTTTTACATTTGTATCTCTTTATCTAATATTAATGTGgaacatttttaaatatatatgtgacATTAAAGAT aTTAAGCATTTCTTGAAAATCCTTCGATGGTTAAATGGGAAAGACGCCTATCCGTATGAATACtggaataataaaaaggacACTACAAAAAga GGGAAATCTATCATAGTCgcagaaaaaaaattcgAATAA